ACTGCTGGCCTTCGCCGCCAAGTGACCCCGCCGCCGGGGTGGCACTACCCGCTACCCCGGCGGCTGCCTGGCCACGGCGGGTGACTCGTCCCGGGTTGTTCGCTCAACCGCAGCCCTAGCCCGCCCGCGAAGTCCCTGACCAGCCTTCCCTGCCCAGCGCAAACGACGAAAAGGACATCAACTCACGCAACGCCCTCTCAGGTTCGGGACGGTTCCCCGCTCAGAGGTCAGTCTCAGTGTCAGGTGCGGCCAGTCGCGTACTGCGGCGAACAGCGCGTGAGCCTCCAACCGCTGCTCGATGCTCCGATTGAGAATCCTCAGCGGTGTGTCCGCAAGAGTCCGCCATACCTTTGCTCGAAGGCGATCATCGCCTCCACCGCCTCAACGGGAGCGTCGATATTGAGGCCGGCCTGATCGACCGCACGAGCAATCCGATTGATCCGCTCCACAGACATCGGGTCCGACCAACGCGCGAACTCGTCCAGGAAATGGCGGACACGAGGCGATACCGATGGATCCGTTCGTAGGTGCACACACCGCAACCTACGACTGCGGCGTCCCAGCAGCACAGCCCAAGAGTCCAGTGCGGCAGCGCGGGTTCGATTCCGTCACCCGCTCTCATCGTGAAGGCTCAGGTAGGGACCCGAATCCCGACCCGGCCTTGATCGTTTCCGGCCTGGTTCGATCTTCGCGGGCCATCAACGGGCCATCAGCTCGGGATCACCCTGTGGGGACCAGTGCTCCCGCCATGCCCGCATCCGCCCACCGTAGCCGCGTGCCTTGACAGGCAGCCATCCGGCTGCCTAAATTAAAGGCAGCCGAAAGGCTGCATATCGACAAGCGGCAACCCGGGTACGAGGGGCGGACATGGACGAGGTGTTCAAGGCGCTGGCCGATCCGAGCCGGCGCGCGCTGCTCGACTCGCTCAATGCCCGCAACGGGCAGACGCTGCGCGAGCTGTGCGCCGGACTCGACATGGCCAGGCAGTCCGTAAGCAAGCACCTCGCGGTGTTGGAGGCAGCCGGACTCGTCGCCACCGTGCGGCGGGGCCGGGAGAAGCTGCACTACCTCAACGCCGCGCCCGTGCACGAGATCGCCCACCGGTGGATCAGCCGCTACGACCAGGCCAGGGTCCAAGCCCTGGCGGACCTGAAACTCGCTCTGGAGGAGACCCCGATGGACGCGCCGACCTTCGTCTACACCACCTACATCCGCACCACCCCGCAGAAGCTCTGGCAGGCGCTGACCGAGCCCGCCTTCACCCGCCGCTACTGGGCCACGGAGTTCAACACGGACTGGTCCGTCGGCTCGCCGATGACCTGGGACAACCACGGCGTGCTGATCAGCGACCCTGAGCAGGTCGTGCTGGAGGCCGAACCCTACAGCCGGCTCTCCTACACCTGGCACGCCATCACCCCGGAGCTCGCCAAGCGCTTCGGCTGGGACGAGGAGTTGCTCGCCCGGCTGTCCGGCGAGGCCCGCTCGAAGGTCACCTTCACGATTGAGGAGGCCGCGCAGGTCGTGAAGCTCACCGTCGTGCACGACGGCTTCGAGCCCGGATCGAGCCTGGCCGAGATGGTCAGCCACGGCTGGCCGAACGTGGTGTCGAGCCTGAAGTCGCTGCTGGAGACCGGCGAACCGCTGCCGGACGATGCATGACCTCCCCGATCGGAGCTCGACGACGTCGCGGGCCGCCCGGCCCCGGCAGTCGCCGGCTCCAGATCAAGCGACGGCGCGGCGCGCCGCCGTACGCCCCGCGCCGGCGTCCCCGCGCTGCGGCCTCAGGCCTGGGGCCGGTCACGGCATGGGCGCCGCGCGGGGCGTCACCGTAGCGCGACCCCGTCATATCCGACGTCGCCCACCGACTCCAGCGGCACGCCGTCGCCAGGCCGTCCCTCTGCCAACCCCTACGTGATCCATTACAGATACTTCGGATAGACGGAAGGCACACTGGCTTCGATCGACCACTCCGGCTCTCAATGCGGCGTTCCGGCGATTCACGGATCTATCAGCGACTATGCGAACCTCTATGCCATGCACATCAGGTCCGGTACCAAAGACGACGCCGAGCAGATCGCAGAGCTTCACACTCGTAGCTGGCTGACTGCCTATTCCGGGATCATGCCCGCCAGCTACTTGAATGGGCCCCTGCTCGATGAGCGCAAGGTGATGTGGAGCACCCGGCTCGCCACCGTCGCCCCGGAACCAGATCACGCCCGCTGCTTGCTCGTTGCCGTCGATGACAACGCCCTCCTGGGTTTCGCCTATCTCGCCGTCGAAACCGACGGACGCATCTTGCTCGACAACCTGCACGTCCAGCCGGAGCGCAAGCAGTCCGGCATCGGCCGCCAACTCGTGTACCACTCCTTTGGCTGGGCCGCCGAGCAACACCCTGGCAAGGCGGTCTACCTGGAAGTGTTGCGCGATAACGTCGCCGCGATCACCTTCTACCGGCGTCTCGACGGCCATCCCACCAAAGAGTTCATGGAACGCTTCCCGGCAGGGTTCGAACTACCCGTCGTCGAGTACACATGGGATCCGGACATCGTCCGAGTCCTTGCCGACAACCGTTCCGCTACCGACCGGCTTGCGTCGTAGAGGCCCCCGGTGGGGGTCCTCTGGCTTCGGAATGACCGCCAACCACGCTTCCCCTGCGGGCGGGGTCGACGGCAGACAGGATGATCAGGCGGTCGCGAGTCGCGGGGGAAAGCAGGTCAACTGACAGCGCGGGTTCGATTCCCGTCACTCGCTCTCATCGTGAAGCCCAGGTAGACCGATGGATTCGGGACCTGGGCTTTGATCTTGTCAGGGTATGTTCGTTCGACGGGGTCCCGAAGTCGGTCAACTATCTGGTCGTACGCCTACGAGCCAGTTCCCTGATCTCCTCCGGTAGCGCGTCGGCGGCCGGCAGCTGGGGCAGGAGGTCCGGTTCAAGCGTCATCGCACGGAAGACGAGCGCCACGGTCACGTTGTGGCCAGGCTGGTGCACAATCTCGATTGGATCACCGGTACGGATGTCTCCGGGTTCGATCACGCGCAGATACGCACCCGGCAAAGCGGCCCGCGTGAACTGCTTGATCCAACCGTCGCGCTCCAGCCACCCCTGGAACGTCGCGCACGGGATCCGTGGGCACGACACCTCCAGGACCACCTTGGACCCAATGCGCCAACGCTCGCCGATCAGCGCCTCGTTGACGTCGAGGCCAAGGGTCGTGAGGTTCTCTCCGAAGGCGCCGCCGGCAAGCGGTCTGCCCAGCTCGTCCTGCCACCTGTCGAGGTCCTCGCGGGCATAGGCGTATACGGCCTGGTCGGGACCGCCGTGGTTCTTCACGTCATAGACGCGGTCGCCCGCGAGACCGACCGCGCCAGTGCCCTTGGGGCCGGGAGCGGTGACGGCGACCGGACCGTCAACGGGGCGTTTGTCGATGCCTGTCGCACTGAGGCCCTTCCACGGGTTGGGTCGAGGCTTGCCGATGTTGACGGAGACGAGCTTCATGCGGGAGACGGTACGGGCCGCCAAGCGCCGAAGCGACGCATTAAACGCCGAGCTCATGCACCGAGAGCACCTCGTCCGCCAACTGTGCCAGGCTTCCTGGATCCCTTCTCCTTCTGCTGGGCCGCCTGGTTCGCTGACCCCGGCCACCACACTCACACGCTGGTTGCGGGAGGGCCCATACATCGGCTGACAACAGTGGATCAATCATCCGCACGCGGCATGGGCGACGCGGTGGTTCTGAAGAACGGCGAAAGATTCAGTAGATGTACTTCGAACGGTGGAGGGCCCAGTAAATCTCGCCCTTACCGTCGTTCGCGACGTCGGCGACGACGAACACGTCCGAGTAGTAGTCGTACTTTTTACTGTAGCTCACCATTGGCGTGGAGCACGCGATGGCACTTTCCCTGCGCGCGTTGAGGGCGTCGGTGAAGATGCACATGGTTCTCTTGTAGTTCTTGTCGCCGCCCCCGCCATTGTTTCTCCTGTTGACGTACAAATAGACGTAGAAATGATTGAACCGCTGCATCGATCCGAAATGCTCGCTGAGCTCGTCCCAGGACATGGACAGGCTGGAGAAGACCTTGTAGCCGCTGCCGGACTTCCTCTTGGTGATGCAGTGGTCGATCTTGACGACGATGTCGCTCTTGTGGGGGAGAGCGTACTTCTTGGCGTCGTTGTCCTGGTCGCACCTGGTGACCTGGGCCGCCGAGGCGCCGGTGCTCACCGACCTCGCCGGCGCCCGAACGGCCGCCGTCGAATCGGCCTGTGCCGGCAGACCGCCGCTCACGCTCGCCAGGGCGAGCGCGCCGGTCACCAGGACAGTTCCGCCGAACGTCGTTCTCATGGTGCCCTCCCGTGTTCTCAGGTGTTTGCGAGCGCTCGCGCGAGCCGCCGCGTGGACATCGCGCTCCGGTGCCGCCATTTCTCGCAGGCGGGCCATCCACTCCCCGTGGCCTGGGCGAGACGCTCCGAGCCTCTTGCTCTATGCTTTTAGATGTCGCCGGGTGCACAGGAGTTCATAAGAGCTTCCGCATTCTTTGAATCCCCGCCGAGGCGAAATGTGCGGACGGCGTGTCTAATGTGCATCCTCGCGGGAACGCTCTGTTAAGGCAGATGTCAATGAGGCGGCCAGCATGAGCTCGGCCTTCAGTGCTTCCTCGGCGGCTTGCCGAGAGGGTAGGTGCCGGCCCGGTCTCACTCCATCGCGATGTACCGGCTTGCACGGTCTGATCGCAGACGTGGCGATAAGGTCCCGGACGTGAACGACCTTGACGGTGGGGCTGGAGATGACCGGCTCTCGGATGGTTCGCAAGACGCGTCGACGCGGTCCGTCGTGATGATGTGCGGAATCGCGGGGTCAGGCAAGTCGACCTATGCACAGGCGTTGGGAGCCGGCCAAGCGGTGGTCTTGGACTACAGCTTCTGGCGCCGCACGACGCGTGACTACTACAAGGCCCTGGTCGAGAGTCATGGGTGTCGGTGGGAGCTGGTCTATCTCAAGGCAAGCCCAGAGACGCTGCGCCGGCGGCTGGCCGTACGCAACAAGCTGCACGGGGCCAACTCTGTGACCGTGTCCGAGGATCTTCTCGACAGGTACCTGGCTGGATTTGAGGAGCCTGTTGATGAAGGGGAGCTCATGATCCTGCAGGACTGAGACGACCTATGGCGGGAGGCGTACGACATCCTCCTCCGTGATCATCTCGGCTAGAGGCGCGGTTCTTTTCAGCCGATGAACAAGCCCTCGTTGTCGGTGGCGTGGTGCAGTATCGGCGCACCGGATCACGGCGAGAACAGGAGATCAGGGTGCCGCCCACCAACCAGCAGATAGCCGGTCACACCTTCCTCAAAAGCATGTACCAGGACGATTACGCTCCCGTACGGGTTAGCTGGGCCCCGCGTAGGTGTTCGGGTACGGCGCGCGACAATGCGTTTGCCGGGCTACCTGGGATCTGTACGCAACTATCGCGGGGTCAGAACGCAGAACTCATGGCCATCGGGATCGGCCATGACCACCCAGCCGACCTCGCCCTGACCGATGTCGACGCGCGTCGCCCCCAAGGAGATGAGACGGTCGACCTCCGCTTGCTGATCACCGTCGGCGGGTGGCGCGAGGTCGAAATGGAGCCGGTACTTGCCGGTCTTCGGCATCAGCGGGGGGCCGCCCCAGGTGATCTTCGGGCCGCCGTGCGGTGAGCGAATCGCGGTCTCCTGGTCCTGGTCCCAGACCAACGGCCAGCCCAGCGCTTCGCTCCAGAAGTAGCCGACCTCCTGCGAACCGTCGGACGCCAGCGCTCCTATGAATCCGCAGTCGGCGAGGAACTTGTTGTCCGGTTCGATGACGCAGAACTCGTTGCCTTCGGGGTCGGCGAGCACCACATGACCCTCTTCCGGGCGTTGACCGACGTCGATGTGCCGGGCGCCGAGTTCGAGCGACCTCGCCACCGTCTGCTGCTGGTCCTCGAGGGACGTGCTCGTCAGGTCGAAGTGCATCTGGTTCTGGCCGACCTTCTGCTGCTGAGTCGGAAGAAACCGGATCCGGAACCCGGTGTCATCGCTCGGCAGGAGCGTGATGCCGTCCTGAGGGTCGTCGGCCGGCTCCCAGCCCAGGACGCCGGCCCAGAAGCGCGCGAGACCGAGCGGGTCGTTCGCATCGAAGCAGAGCGCGACGAGGTGACAGGTCATTCCGCTCCGCACCTCCGATCTGCTGATTCGAAGCCGCAGACAGGGCGGTGCCGTCGCGCCGAACGCTCGGCTACCGGGGCCCGCCACGCGAAGAGAAGTGGCACCCGAGTCATGTTGGCATGCCCGACGACAATCCTCTAAAGGTTTTCGAGGGCGTCGCTCAGCTCGCGGCGACCGCCGGCAGTACGGCCGGCGGCAACGACGGGGAAGACCTCTCAGCCGTATCAGGCGCCTTCGACAATGCTCCACAGCATGCTGTGGAGCTTGGCATGTTCGGACGCGGGGATGGCGGCGAGGCGTTCGCTGGTGGCCGCGTCGCGGGCGATGGCGACCTGGTTCTTCACCTCGACGCCCCTCGGTGTGGCCGCCGGAATGCGGACGCGCCGGTCGCGTTCGGAGACGTTGCGGACGATCAGGCCGTCCTTCTCCAGGCGGTCGATGATGGCCGCCAGCGTCGTCTTGTCGATGTCGAGCTCGCGGGCGATCTCGAGCTGAGTGCGCTGCGAACCGTCGCTGACCAGGGCAAGGACGAGCCAGTCCCGGAGGTCGGCGAGGCCGGCAGCACGGGACACCTTGTTGAAGGCCTCTTTGAGTGCCTCGGCGGCGCGATGGGCCAACCAGGTCAGGTCTTCGGCCGCGAGGCGGCGGTCACTTTCTTGGGGCACGAGCGGATGCGCCGAAGCCGTCTCCGTTGACATCGCCGACGGCCAGGGACTGCACACCCCATGCGTCGAACGTGTGACCGGCCACGCCCTTCAGTCCGCTCGGCGAGCCCTGGTAGACGGCCCCGGTGCCCTCGTCGGCCGGATCGTCCGTCACCAACCCCAGGTCCTGGTAGCCGTCCCCGTTGTAGTCGCCCGCGGTCAGCAACTGCCCGAAGGTCGCGTTCTCGGCCTCGAGCAGGACCGCCGACCGCCCGGACAGCCCTTCCTTGCCGCCGAAGAGAATGCTCACATCGGCCGGCGAATCGCTGTTGTCGGGAGTGGCGCCGATGGCGCCTCGGCGGAGCATGCGGCGAGGCCCACCGCGATGGTCACGGCCGCAAGCCCGCGCATGATCAACAGCATGACCGGCAGGATGAGGGCCGCCGGCGGGAAGCGCGGCGTTGACGGATCTTCATCGCAAAGTTACGGTCATGACCGTAATCGCAAACGCGCGAAACACACGTGGAGGTGACGCTGTGCAGCAGCACGCTCAACACCTGTCCGTACGCCGGAAAGGCGGAGGCGCTTGAGACGCGCCCTGCGCGGAGCGGTGGCGGCGGCGCTCCTCGCGACTTTGCTCGCACTGCCGTTCGCGCCGGCGTCCGCGGCCGACCTGCGGATCGTCAACGGAGGCTTCGACGGCGGGCTGACCGGCTGGAGCGGCTCGCACAGCCCGGGCGGGGTCGACGCCGTGGTCTGGGACGGGCGCACCACCGCGCGCATCACCGACGCCGACCCGGCTGCCGCCTACGGCCGGGAGAGCCTGCCGGGCCTGCCCGCCACGGCGGGGACCCGCTACACGCTGTACGGCGAGGTCTGGGCCGACAGCGGCACCGCGAATCTGTACCTGCGCTTCAGGGACGCCTCGGGCCGCCTGCTCACCGCGAGCGCGAGCGCGAACGCCTCGGCGACGGGCCGGCAGTGGAACCGCGTCACGGCCTCGGGCGTCGCGCCCACCGGCACGGCCACCGTATCGGCCCTCATCTACTCGGGCGTGACCGACGTGGGCACCGCCTACTGGGACGAGGTGCTGATCACCCGGGACGTGACCGATCTGGGCGTGCAGATCGAGAGCAGTGTGCCGAACGCCACCACGTTCGCGGGCGGCAGCGCGTACGCCCTCTACACCGGCACCGCCGACACCAACCCCCAGCTCGCCGTGATCGACGTGGCCGCCGAGCAGGTGACCAGGAAGATCACCATTCCCGACACCGCGGCCACTCCGACCGTCGGCGGCTGGGCGGCTGCCACGGCCACCGACGGCAGCGTCTACCTCGGCACTTATCCCAACTCCAAGCTCTACCGGTACGTCCCCGGCCAGTCCACGGTCACCGACCTCGGGAGGGCGGAGGGCGGTTACTCGTTCATCTGGGACCTGGAGCCGGGAGCGGACGGCAAGGTGTACGGGGGCACGTACAACGACGGCCGCTACTTCAAGTACGACAGCGGCGCCTTCACCACGATCGGCAGCGTGCCCGTCGTGGAGGGCGCCCAGTACGTCCGCAGCCTCGCCCATGATCCGGCCGCCAACGCCACGTACCTGGGCACCGGCACCAATGCCGGGCTGATCAGGTTCGACAATGTCACCGGGCGGGTGGACCGGCTCCTTCCCGACGCCTACGCCCATAACTCCATGGTGGGCGGGCTCACCTGGACAGGGGGCAGGCTGTTCGCCTGGATCGACCGCACCCTGCTCGTCCTGCGCGTCGTCCGCCAGACCGACGGCTCGTACGCCGCCGTCACCGACGCCACGATCACCGACGTGGACCTGCACCATTCGCCGGCCCGCGAGGGCAAGGTCTGGTTCGTCCGGGAAGGCCTGCTGCACTCGTACGACGTGGACACCCGAGCCGTGCAGGCGACCGACGTCCGCCCCGGCCTCGATGTCACCGGATACACCTGGGCCGACGGCACGCTGGTCGGCCTCGGTGCGGCCACGGACGGCACGAGGATCTTCAAGTACGATCCCGCGAACGGCCGCTGGAGCACCCGAGCCGTCTCCGGCACCCCCGTACTGCCTGCCGCGATCAACGCGCTCGGCGCGGGGCCCGACGGCAAGGTCTACACCGGCGGCTATCTGACGGGCGGCACCGGCGTCTACGACCCGCTACGGGGCGACGGTGACGACGACCGGCCGGACACGCCGACGCTCAACGGGCTCAGCCAGACCGACAGCCTGCTGGCACACAACGGGCTGCTCTACATCGGCGCCTACCCGTCGGCCAAGCTCTACAGCTACGATCCCGCCCGCCCGTGGCCGCCCACGCTCAGGTACACCGGCGGCGAGGCGGGCGACAAGGCCGACGACTGCGAGCCGGGCAAGGGGCCGCCGCCTCAGGACCGGCCGTACGCGCTGGCCGGCGGGCCGGA
The nucleotide sequence above comes from Nonomuraea helvata. Encoded proteins:
- a CDS encoding MOSC domain-containing protein, producing the protein MKLVSVNIGKPRPNPWKGLSATGIDKRPVDGPVAVTAPGPKGTGAVGLAGDRVYDVKNHGGPDQAVYAYAREDLDRWQDELGRPLAGGAFGENLTTLGLDVNEALIGERWRIGSKVVLEVSCPRIPCATFQGWLERDGWIKQFTRAALPGAYLRVIEPGDIRTGDPIEIVHQPGHNVTVALVFRAMTLEPDLLPQLPAADALPEEIRELARRRTTR
- a CDS encoding metalloregulator ArsR/SmtB family transcription factor, which codes for MDEVFKALADPSRRALLDSLNARNGQTLRELCAGLDMARQSVSKHLAVLEAAGLVATVRRGREKLHYLNAAPVHEIAHRWISRYDQARVQALADLKLALEETPMDAPTFVYTTYIRTTPQKLWQALTEPAFTRRYWATEFNTDWSVGSPMTWDNHGVLISDPEQVVLEAEPYSRLSYTWHAITPELAKRFGWDEELLARLSGEARSKVTFTIEEAAQVVKLTVVHDGFEPGSSLAEMVSHGWPNVVSSLKSLLETGEPLPDDA
- a CDS encoding VOC family protein, which encodes MTCHLVALCFDANDPLGLARFWAGVLGWEPADDPQDGITLLPSDDTGFRIRFLPTQQQKVGQNQMHFDLTSTSLEDQQQTVARSLELGARHIDVGQRPEEGHVVLADPEGNEFCVIEPDNKFLADCGFIGALASDGSQEVGYFWSEALGWPLVWDQDQETAIRSPHGGPKITWGGPPLMPKTGKYRLHFDLAPPADGDQQAEVDRLISLGATRVDIGQGEVGWVVMADPDGHEFCVLTPR
- a CDS encoding GNAT family N-acetyltransferase, with amino-acid sequence MHIRSGTKDDAEQIAELHTRSWLTAYSGIMPASYLNGPLLDERKVMWSTRLATVAPEPDHARCLLVAVDDNALLGFAYLAVETDGRILLDNLHVQPERKQSGIGRQLVYHSFGWAAEQHPGKAVYLEVLRDNVAAITFYRRLDGHPTKEFMERFPAGFELPVVEYTWDPDIVRVLADNRSATDRLAS
- a CDS encoding ATP-binding protein, which encodes MNDLDGGAGDDRLSDGSQDASTRSVVMMCGIAGSGKSTYAQALGAGQAVVLDYSFWRRTTRDYYKALVESHGCRWELVYLKASPETLRRRLAVRNKLHGANSVTVSEDLLDRYLAGFEEPVDEGELMILQD
- a CDS encoding MarR family winged helix-turn-helix transcriptional regulator, with the protein product MPQESDRRLAAEDLTWLAHRAAEALKEAFNKVSRAAGLADLRDWLVLALVSDGSQRTQLEIARELDIDKTTLAAIIDRLEKDGLIVRNVSERDRRVRIPAATPRGVEVKNQVAIARDAATSERLAAIPASEHAKLHSMLWSIVEGA
- a CDS encoding FG-GAP repeat protein: MLRRGAIGATPDNSDSPADVSILFGGKEGLSGRSAVLLEAENATFGQLLTAGDYNGDGYQDLGLVTDDPADEGTGAVYQGSPSGLKGVAGHTFDAWGVQSLAVGDVNGDGFGASARAPRK